The Pelodiscus sinensis isolate JC-2024 chromosome 10, ASM4963464v1, whole genome shotgun sequence genome has a segment encoding these proteins:
- the LOC142830835 gene encoding uncharacterized protein LOC142830835 gives MGGTTAYNGKEKGGSGHNREARSNQYLRCLYTNARSMGNKQEELELLTNKYNYDIIGITETWWDGTHDWNVGMEGYGLLRKDRQGKKGGRVALYIKNVHTWTEVEMNVGDSCVESLWVKLNGVKNEGDIMLGVYYRPPSQVEEVDEAFFKQLTKLSKAQDLVVMGDFNYPDICWETNTARHRLSNKFLDCIGDNFLFQKVEKATRGEAVLDLVLTNREELVENLKVEDSIGDSDHEIIEFMILRKGRRETSTIEVMDFRKADFDKLRELVGKVPWEARLKGKTTEESWKYFKGTLLRAQKQTIPLCRKDRKYGKRPAWLNKEILHDLKIKKESYKKWKLGQLTKDEYRQATRECRGKIRKAKAQNEIKLATGIKGNKKTFYKYIKSKRKTKDRVGPLLSEEGEAVTGNLEMAEMLNDFFVSVFTEKSGGVPNVVNTSRERVSLEDRIHKEQVKNHVGKLDVSKSPGPDEMHPRILKELIEEVSEPLAMIFEKSWQTGEIPEDWKRANIVPIYKKGNKNNPGNYRPVSLTSVPGKIMEQVIKEIICKHLEGNKVIGNSQHGFVKNKSCQTNLIAFFDKITSLVDKGEAVDVIYLDFSKAFDTVSHDILIDKLGKYNLDRATIRWVHNWLDNRSQRVVVNGSKSCWKGITSGVPQGSVLGPILFNIFINDVDIGIESTLIKFADDTKLGGVATSLEDRDIIQNDLSKLEKWSEVNRMRFNKEKCKVLHLGRNNQFHTYKMGSDCLGRSMAERDLGVIVDHKLNMSQQCDAVAKKANMILGCINRCVVSKTREVILPLYSALVRPQLEYCVQFWAPHFKKDVEKLERVQRRATRMIKGLENMTYEARLHELGLFSLEKRRLRGDMIAVFKYLKGCHKEEGENLFLLVSEDRTRSNGLKVQQGRFRLDIRKKFLTGYPYLGELEDPMGVEDPMGVMAQRGCEE, from the coding sequence atgggggggactacggcctataatgggaaggagaaaggagggtcagggcacaacagggaggcaagatcaaatcagtatcttagatgcctatatacaaatgcgagaagtatgggtaataagcaggaagaactggaattgctaaccaataaatacaactatgatatcattggtattacagaaacctggtgggatgggacgcatgattggaatgttggtatggaagggtacggcttgctcaggaaggacagacagggaaaaaagggaggaagggttgccttgtatattaaaaatgtacacacttggactgaagtggagatgaatgtaggagatagctgtgtagagagtctctgggttaagctaaatggggtaaaaaacgagggtgatatcatgctaggagtctactacaggccacctagccaggtggaagaggtggatgaggccttttttaaacaattaacaaaactatccaaagcccaagatttggtggtgatgggggacttcaactatccagacatatgttgggaaactaacacagcgaggcacaggctatccaataagtttctggactgcattggagacaactttctgtttcagaaggttgaaaaagctaccagaggagaagctgttctagatttggttttaacaaatagggaggaactagttgagaacttgaaagtggaagacagtataggggacagtgatcacgaaataatagagttcatgatcttaaggaaaggtagaagggagaccagcacaattgaggtaatggatttcaggaaggcagattttgataagctcagagaacttgtaggtaaggtcccatgggaagcaagactgaagggaaaaacaactgaggagagttggaagtatttcaaagggacgttgttaagggcccaaaagcaaaccattccgctgtgtaggaaagatagaaaatatggcaaaagaccagcttggcttaacaaggagatcttgcacgatctcaaaataaaaaaggagtcatataaaaaatggaaactaggacaactaacaaaggatgaatataggcaagcaacacgggaatgcaggggcaagattagaaaggcaaaggcacaaaatgagatcaaactagctacaggcataaagggaaacaagaagaccttttataaatacattaaaagcaagaggaagaccaaggacagggtaggcccactgcttagtgaggagggagaagcagtaacagggaacttggaaatggcggagatgctcaatgacttctttgtttcggtcttcaccgagaagtctggaggtgtgcctaacgtagtgaatacaagcagagagagggtaagtttagaagataggatacacaaagaacaagttaaaaatcacgtaggaaagttagatgtcagcaagtcaccaggtcctgatgaaatgcatcccaggatactcaaggagctgatagaggaggtatctgagcctttagctatgatctttgaaaaatcatggcagacaggggagattccagaagactggaaaagggcaaatattgtgcccatctataaaaaggggaataagaacaacccaggaaactacagaccggtcagtttaacgtctgtcccagggaagataatggagcaggtaattaaggaaatcatatgcaaacacttggaaggtaataaagtgatagggaatagccagcatgggtttgtgaagaacaagtcatgccaaactaatctgatagctttctttgataagataacgagccttgtggataagggagaagcggtggatgtcatatacctagactttagtaaggcatttgatacggtctcgcatgatattcttattgataaactaggcaaatataacttagatagggccacgataaggtgggtgcataattggctggataaccgtagtcagagagttgttgttaacggttctaaatcctgctggaaagggataacaagtggagttcctcaagggtctgttttgggacccatactgttcaatatcttcatcaatgatgtagatattgggatagagagtacgcttattaagtttgcagatgataccaaactgggtggggttgcaacttctttggaggatagggacataattcaaaatgaccttagcaagttagagaaatggtcagaggtaaacaggatgaggtttaataaagagaaatgcaaagtgctccacttaggaaggaacaatcagttccatacatacaagatgggaagcgactgtctaggaaggagcatggcggaaagggatctaggggtcatagtggaccacaagttgaatatgagccaacagtgtgatgctgttgcaaaaaaagcaaatatgattctaggttgtatcaacaggtgtgttgtaagcaaaactcgtgaagtcattctgccgctctactctgcactagttaggcctcagctggagtactgtgtccagttctgggcgccacatttcaagaaagatgtggagaaattggaaagggtacagagaagagcgacaagaatgattaaaggtttagagaacatgacctatgaagccaggcttcatgaactgggcttgtttagtttggaaaaaagaagattaaggggggacatgatagcggttttcaaatatctaaaagggtgtcacaaggaggaaggagaaaatttgttcctcttggtttctgaggacaggacaaggagtaatgggcttaaagtgcagcaggggaggtttagattggacattaggaaaaaattcctaact